GCGTAACCGCTGCCGTCAAACAGGTCGTCCACATGGTTATGTGGGCAAGTTCGGGTTGAGCCGTATTAAGCTGCGTGAAGCCGCCATGCGCGGTGAAGTGCCAGGCTTGAAAAAGGCTAGCTGGTAATTGTCACCAATTGAATCACGGGAGTAAAGACAGATGAGCATGCAAGATCCGATCGCGGATATGCTGACCCGTATCCGTAACGGTCAGGCCGCGAACAAAGCTGCGGTCACCATGCCTTCCTCCAAGCTGAAAGTGGCAATTGCCAACGTGCTGAAGGAAGAAGGTTTTATTGAAGATTTTAAAGTTGAAGGCGACACCAAGCCGGAACTGGAACTGACTCTTAAGTATTTCCAGGGTAAAGCTGTTGTAGAAAGCATTCAGCGTGTCAGCCGCCCAGGTCTGCGCATCTACAAACGTAAAGATGAGCTGCCGAAAGTTATGGCCGGCATGGGTATCGCAGTTGTTTCTACCTCTAAAGGTGTTATGACTGATCGTGCAGCGCGCCAAGCTGGTCTTGGTGGCGAAATTATCTGCTACGTAGCCTAATCGGAGGAAAAAATGTCTCGTGTTGCTAAAGCACCGGTCGTTGTTCCTGCCGGCGTTGATGTAAAAATCAACGGTCAGGTTATTACGATCAAAGGTAAAAACGGCGAGCTGACTCGTACTCTCAACGATGCTGTTGAAGTTAATCATGCAGATAATGCACTGACCTTCGGTCCGCGTGATGGTTACGCAGACGGTTGGGCTCAGGCTGGTACCGCGCGTGCCCTGCTGAACTCAATGGTTATCGGTGTTACCGAAGGCTTCACTAAGAAGCTGCAGCTGGTTGGTGTAGGTTATCGTGCAGCGGTCAAAGGGAATGTAGTAAACCTGTCTCTGGGTTTCTCTCACCCTGTTGATCATGAGCTGCCGGCAGGGATTACTGCAGAATGTCCGACTCAAACTGAAATCGTGCTGAAAGGCGCTGATAAGCAGGTGATCGGTCAGGTTGCAGCAGATCTGCGCGCCTACCGTCGTCCTGAGCCTTATAAAGGCAAGGGTGTTCGTTACGCCGACGAAGTCGTGCGTACCAAAGAGGCTAAGAAGAAGTAAGGTAACACTATGGATAAGAAATCTGCTCGTATCCGTCGTGCGACCCGCGCACGCCGCAAGCTCAAAGAGCTGGGCGCAACTCGCCTGGTGGTACATCGTACCCCGCGTCATATTTACGCACAGGTAATTGCACCGAACGGTTCTGAAGTTCTGGTAGCTGCTTCTACTGTAGAAAAAGCTATCGCTGAACAACTGAAGTACACCGGTAACAAAGACGCTGCTGCAGCTGTGGGTAAAGCTGTTGCCGAACGCGCTCTGGAAAAAGGCATCAAAGATGTTTCCTTTGACCGTTCCGGGTTCCAATATCATGGTCGTGTCCAGGCACTGGCAGATGCTGCCCGTGAAGCTGGCCTTCAGTTCTAAGGTAGAGGTGTAAGATGGCTCACATCGAAAAACAAGCTGGCGAACTGCAGGAAAAGCTGATCGCGGTAAACCGCGTATCTAAAACCGTTAAAGGTGGTCGTATTTTCTCCTTCACAGCTCTGACTGTTGTTGGTGATGGTAATGGCCGCGTTGGTTTTGGTTACGGTAAAGCACGCGAAGTTCCGGCAGCGATCCAGAAAGCGATGGAAAAAGCCCGTCGCAATATGATTAACGTCGCGCTGAACCACGGCACCCTGCAGCACCCGGTTAAGGGTACTCACACGGGTTCTCGTGTATTCATGCAGCCGGCTTCCGAAGGTACCGGTATTATCGCCGGTGGTGCAATGCGCGCCGTCCTGGAAGTCGCTGGAGTTCGTAACGTTCTGGCTAAAGCGTATGGTTCCACCAACCCGATTAACGTGGTTCGTGCAACTATCGATGGCCTGGAAAATATGAAATCTCCGGAAATGGTCGCTGCCAAGCGTGGTAAATCCGTTGAAGAAATTCTGGGGAAATAAACCATGGCAAAGACTATTAAAATTACTCAAACCCGCAGTGCAATCGGTCGTCTGCCGAAACACAAGGCAACGCTGCTTGGCCTGGGTCTGCGTCGTATTGGTCACACCGTAGAACGCGAGGATACTCCTGCTGTTCGTGGTATGGTCAACGCGGTTTCCTTCATGGTTAAAGTTGAGGAGTAAGAGATGCGTTTAAATACTCTGTCTCCGGCCGAAGGCTCCAAAAAGGCGGGCAAACGCCTGGGTCGTGGTATCGGTTCTGGCCTCGGTAAAACCGGTGGTCGTGGTCACAAAGGTCAGAAGTCTCGTTCTGGCGGTGGCGTACGTCGCGGTTTCGAGGGTGGTCAGATGCCTCTGTACCGTCGTCTGCCGAAATTCGGCTTCACTTCTCGTAAAGCAGCGATTACAGCCGAAGTTCGTCTGTCTGACCTGGCTAAAGTAGAAGGCGGCGTTGTAGACCTGAACACGCTGAAAGCGGCTAACATTATCGGTATCCAGATCGAGTTCGCGAAAGTGATCCTGGCTGGTGAAGTTTCTACTCCGGTAACTGTTCGTGGCCTGCGTGTTACTAAAGGCGCTCGTGCTGCTATCGAAGCTGCTGGCGGTAAAATCGAGGAATAAGTAGCAGATGGCTAAACAACCGGGATTAGATTTTCAAAGTGCCAAAGGTGGCTTAGGCGAGCTGAAACGCAGACTGCTGTTTGTAATCGGCGCGCTGATTGTGTTCCGTATTGGCTCTTTCATTCCGATCCCTGGTATTGATGCCGCTGTACTTGCCAAACTGCTTGAGCAACAGCGAGGCACCATCATTGAAATGTTCAACATGTTCTCTGGTGGTGCTCTCAGCCGTGCTTCTATCTTTGCTCTGGGTATCATGCCGTATATTTCGGCATCCATTATTATCCAGCTGCTGACGGTGGTTCACCCAACGTTGGCAGAAATCAAGAAAGAAGGGGAGTCTGGTCGTCGTAAGATCAGCCAGTACACCCGCTACGGTACTCTGGTGCTGGCAATATTCCAGTCGATCGGTATTGCTACCGGTCTGCCGAATATGCCTGGTATGCAGGGCCTGGTAATGAATCCAGGCTTTGCATTCTATTTCACCGCTGTTGTGAGTCTGGTTACAGGGACCATGTTCCTGATGTGGCTCGGCGAACAGATTACTGAGCGTGGTATCGGCAACGGTATCTCGATCATTATCTTCGCTGGTATTGTTGCGGGACTCCCGCCAGCCATTGCCCATACTATCGAGCAAGCGCGTCAAGGCGACCTGCACTTCCTCGTGTTGCTGTTGGTTGCAGTATTAGTATTTGCAGTGACGTTCTTTGTTGTATTTGTTGAGCGTGGTCAACGCCGCATTGTGGTAAACTACGCAAAACGTCAGCAAGGTCGTCGTGTCTATGCTGCACAGAGCACACATTTACCGCTGAAAGTGAATATGGCGGGGGTCATCCCGGCAATCTTCGCTTCCAGTATCATTCTGTTCCCAGCAACCATCGCGTCATGGTTCGGGGGCGGAACCGGTTGGAACTGGCTGACAACAATTTCGCTGTATTTGCAGCCTGGGCAACCGCTTTATGTGTTACTCTATGCGTCTGCAATCATCTTCTTCTGTTTCTTCTACACGGCGTTGGTTTTCAACCCGCGTGAAACAGCAGATAACCTGAAGAAGTCCGGTGCATTTGTACCAGGAATTCGTCCGGGAGAGCAAACGGCGAAGTATATCGATAAAGTAATGACCCGCCTGACCCTGGTTGGTGCGCTCTACATTACCTTTATCTGCCTGATCCCGGAGTTCATGCGTGATGCAATGAAAGTACCGTTCTACTTCGGTGGGACCTCACTGCTTATCGTTGTTGTCGTGATTATGGACTTTATGGCTCAAGTGCAAACTCTGATGATGTCAAGTCAGTACGAGTCTGCATTGAAGAAGGCGAACCTGAAAGGCTACGGCCGATAATTGGTCGCCCGAGAAGTTACGGAGAGTAAAAATGAAAGTTCGTGCTTCCGTCAAGAAATTATGCCGTAACTGCAAAATCGTTAAGCGTGATGGTGTCATCCGTGTGATTTGCAGTGCCGAGCCGAAGCATAAACAGCGCCAAGGCTGATTTATTCGCATATTTTTCTTGCAAAGTTGGGTTGAGCTGGCTAGATTAGCCAGCCAATCTTTTGTATGTCTGTGCGTTTCCATTTGAGTATCCTGAAAACGGGCTTTTCAGCATGGTGCGTACATATTAAATAGTAGGAGTGCATAGTGGCCCGTATAGCAGGCATTAACATTCCTGATCAAAAACATGCTGTGATCGCATTAACTTCGATCTACGGCGTCGGCAAGACCCGTTCCAAGGCCATTTTGGCTGCAGCGGGTATCGCTGAAGATGTTAAGATCAGTGAGCTGTCTGAAGAACAAATCGACACGCTGCGTGACGAAGTTGCCAAATTTGTCGTTGAAGGTGATCTGCGCCGTGAAGTTAGCATGAGCATCAAGCGCCTTATGGACCTTGGTTGCTATCGCGGTTTGCGTCATCGTCGTGGTCTCCCGGTTCGCGGTCAGCGTACCAAGACCAACGCACGTACCCGTAAGGGTCCGCGCAAACCGATCAAGAAATAATCGGGGTGATTGAATAATGGCAAAGGCACCAATTCGTGCACGTAAACGTGTAAGAAAACAAGTCTCTGACGGCGTGGCTCATATCCATGCTTCTTTCAACAACACCATCGTGACTATCACTGATCGTCAGGGTAACGCGCTGGGTTGGGCAACAGCCGGTGGTTCCGGTTTCCGTGGTTCTCGCAAATCCACTCCGTTTGCAGCTCAGGTTGCAGCAGAGCGTTGCGCTGACGCCGTAAAAGAATACGGCATCAAGAATCTGGAAGTTATGGTCAAAGGACCGGGTCCAGGTCGCGAATCTACTATTCGTGCACTGAACGCCGCTGGTTTCCGCATCACTAATATTACTGATGTGACTCCGATCCCTCATAACGGTTGTCGTCCGCCGAAAAAACGCCGCGTATAACGCTGTCGTTTCCAGGTTTGTTGGAGAAAGAAAATGGCAAGATATTTGGGTCCTAAGCTCAAGCTGAGCCGTCGTGAGGGCACCGACTTATTCCTTAAGTCTGGCGTTCGCGCGATCGATACCAAGTGTAAAATTGAACAAGCTCCTGGCCAGCACGGTGCGCGTAAACCGCGTCTGTCTGACTATGGTGTGCAGTTGCGTGAAAAGCAAAAAGTTCGCCGTATCTACGGTGTGCTGGAGCGTCAGTTCCGTAACTACTACAAAGAAGCAGCACGTCTGAAAGGCAACACCGGTGAAAACCTGTTGGCTCTGCTGGAAGGTCGTCTGGACAACGTTGTATACCGTATGGGCTTCGGCGCCACTCGTGCAGAAGCACGTCAGCTGGTAAGCCATAAAGCAATTATGGTAAACGGTCGTGTTGTTAACATCGCTTCTTATCAGGTTAGTCCGAATGACGTTGTTAGCATTCGTGAGAAAGCGAAGAAGCAGTCTCGCGTGAAAGCCGCTCTGGAGCTGGCTGAGCAGCGTGAAAAGCCAACCTGGCTGGAAGTTGATGCTGGCAAGATGGAAGGTACGTTTAAGCGTAAGCCTGAGCGTTCTGATCTGTCTGCGGACATTAACGAACACCTGATCGTCGAGCTTTACTCCAAGTAAAGCTTAGTACCAAAGAGAGGACACAATGCAGGGTTCTGTGACAGAGTTTCTAAAACCGCGCCTGGTAGATATCGAGCAAGTGAGTTCGACGCACGCCAAGGTGACCCTTGAGCCTTTAGAGCGTGGCTTTGGCCATACTCTGGGTAACGCACTGCGCCGTATTCTGCTCTCATCGATGCCGGGTTGCGCGGTGACCGAGGTTGAGATTGATGGTGTACTACATGAGTACAGCACCAAAGAAGGCGTTCAGGAAGATATCCTGGAAATCCTGCTCAACCTGAAAGGGCTGGCGGTGAGAGTTCAGGGTAAAGATGAAGTTATTCTTACCTTGAATAAATCTGGCATTGGCCCTGTGACTGCAGCCGATATCACCCATGATGGGGATGTCGAAATCGTCAAGCCGCAGCACGTGATCTGCCACCTGACCGATGAGAACGCGTCTATTAGCATGCGTATCAAAGTTCAGCGCGGTCGTGGTTATGTGCCGGCTTCTACCCGAATTCATTCGGAAGAAGATGAGCGCCCAATCGGCCGTCTGCTGGTCGACGCATGCTACAGCCCTGTAGAGCGTATTGCCTACAATGTTGAAGCAGCGCGTGTAGAACAGCGTACCGACCTGGACAAGCTGGTCATCGAAATGGAAACCAACGGCACAATCGATCCTGAAGAGGCGATTCGTCGTGCGGCAACCATTCTGGCTGAACAACTGGAAGCTTTTGTTGACTTACGTGATGTACGTCAGCCGGAAGTGAAAGAAGAGAAACCAGAATTCGATCCGATCCTGCTGCGCCCTGTTGACGATCTGGAATTGACTGTCCGCTCTGCTAACTGCCTTAAAGCAGAAGCTATCCACTATATCGGTGATCTGGTACAGCGTACTGAGGTTGAGCTTCTTAAGACGCCTAACCTTGGTAAAAAATCTCTTACTGAGATTAAAGACGTGCTGGCTTCCCGTGGACTGTCTCTGGGCATGCGCCTGGAAAACTGGCCACCGGCAAGCATCGCTGACGAGTAACCGGATCACAGGTTAAGGTTTTACTGAGAAGGATAAGGTCATGCGCCATCGTAAGAGTGGTCGTCAACTGAACCGCAACAGCAGCCATCGCCAGGCAATGTTCCGCAACATGGCAGGTTCACTGGTTCGTCATGAAATCATCAAGACGACCCTGCCTAAAGCGAAAGAGCTGCGCCGCGTAGTTGAGCCGCTGATTACTCTTGCCAAGACTGATAGCGTAGCTAATCGTCGTCTGGCATTCGCCCGCACTCGTGATAACGAGATCGTGGCAAAACTGTTTAACGAGCTGGGCCCGCGTTTCGCGAGCCGCGCCGGTGGTTACACTCGCATTCTGAAGTGTGGCTTCCGTGCAGGCGACAACGCGCCGATGGCATACATCGAGCTGGTTGATCGCTCTGAGTCGAAAGCAGAAGCTGCTGCAGAGTAATCTGTAGTAACGTAAGAAAACCCGCCCCGGCGGGTTTTTTTATATCCGTTGTATCCCCACTTGCCTACAATATCTGTACTCTTTTTGTTCATCCCCTGGAGTGTTGTATGTGGTTACTTGACCAGTGGGCAGAGCGCCATATTGTCGATGCACAATCCAAAGGCGAGTTTGATAACCTTCCTGGTAGCGGTAAAGCGCTTATTCTTGACGATGACTCGCATGTCCCAGACGATCTTCGTGTTGGTTATCGCTTATTAAAAAATGCAGGATGCCTGCCTCCTGAACTGGAACAACGCAGAGAGGCCATCCAGTTACTTGATATACTCAAAGGTATCAGGCAGGACGACCCGCAGTATCAGGAGATCAGCCGACGTCTGTCATTGCTCGAGTTAAAACTGAGACAGGC
This Citrobacter enshiensis DNA region includes the following protein-coding sequences:
- the rpsH gene encoding 30S ribosomal protein S8 yields the protein MSMQDPIADMLTRIRNGQAANKAAVTMPSSKLKVAIANVLKEEGFIEDFKVEGDTKPELELTLKYFQGKAVVESIQRVSRPGLRIYKRKDELPKVMAGMGIAVVSTSKGVMTDRAARQAGLGGEIICYVA
- the rplF gene encoding 50S ribosomal protein L6 gives rise to the protein MSRVAKAPVVVPAGVDVKINGQVITIKGKNGELTRTLNDAVEVNHADNALTFGPRDGYADGWAQAGTARALLNSMVIGVTEGFTKKLQLVGVGYRAAVKGNVVNLSLGFSHPVDHELPAGITAECPTQTEIVLKGADKQVIGQVAADLRAYRRPEPYKGKGVRYADEVVRTKEAKKK
- a CDS encoding DNA-directed RNA polymerase subunit alpha, translated to MQGSVTEFLKPRLVDIEQVSSTHAKVTLEPLERGFGHTLGNALRRILLSSMPGCAVTEVEIDGVLHEYSTKEGVQEDILEILLNLKGLAVRVQGKDEVILTLNKSGIGPVTAADITHDGDVEIVKPQHVICHLTDENASISMRIKVQRGRGYVPASTRIHSEEDERPIGRLLVDACYSPVERIAYNVEAARVEQRTDLDKLVIEMETNGTIDPEEAIRRAATILAEQLEAFVDLRDVRQPEVKEEKPEFDPILLRPVDDLELTVRSANCLKAEAIHYIGDLVQRTEVELLKTPNLGKKSLTEIKDVLASRGLSLGMRLENWPPASIADE
- a CDS encoding DUF1992 domain-containing protein, with the protein product MWLLDQWAERHIVDAQSKGEFDNLPGSGKALILDDDSHVPDDLRVGYRLLKNAGCLPPELEQRREAIQLLDILKGIRQDDPQYQEISRRLSLLELKLRQAGLSTEFLRGEYADKLMHKINDQ
- the rpmD gene encoding 50S ribosomal protein L30, coding for MAKTIKITQTRSAIGRLPKHKATLLGLGLRRIGHTVEREDTPAVRGMVNAVSFMVKVEE
- the secY gene encoding preprotein translocase subunit SecY; translated protein: MAKQPGLDFQSAKGGLGELKRRLLFVIGALIVFRIGSFIPIPGIDAAVLAKLLEQQRGTIIEMFNMFSGGALSRASIFALGIMPYISASIIIQLLTVVHPTLAEIKKEGESGRRKISQYTRYGTLVLAIFQSIGIATGLPNMPGMQGLVMNPGFAFYFTAVVSLVTGTMFLMWLGEQITERGIGNGISIIIFAGIVAGLPPAIAHTIEQARQGDLHFLVLLLVAVLVFAVTFFVVFVERGQRRIVVNYAKRQQGRRVYAAQSTHLPLKVNMAGVIPAIFASSIILFPATIASWFGGGTGWNWLTTISLYLQPGQPLYVLLYASAIIFFCFFYTALVFNPRETADNLKKSGAFVPGIRPGEQTAKYIDKVMTRLTLVGALYITFICLIPEFMRDAMKVPFYFGGTSLLIVVVVIMDFMAQVQTLMMSSQYESALKKANLKGYGR
- the rplQ gene encoding 50S ribosomal protein L17, encoding MRHRKSGRQLNRNSSHRQAMFRNMAGSLVRHEIIKTTLPKAKELRRVVEPLITLAKTDSVANRRLAFARTRDNEIVAKLFNELGPRFASRAGGYTRILKCGFRAGDNAPMAYIELVDRSESKAEAAAE
- the rplR gene encoding 50S ribosomal protein L18 yields the protein MDKKSARIRRATRARRKLKELGATRLVVHRTPRHIYAQVIAPNGSEVLVAASTVEKAIAEQLKYTGNKDAAAAVGKAVAERALEKGIKDVSFDRSGFQYHGRVQALADAAREAGLQF
- the rpmJ gene encoding 50S ribosomal protein L36, which gives rise to MKVRASVKKLCRNCKIVKRDGVIRVICSAEPKHKQRQG
- the rpsK gene encoding 30S ribosomal protein S11, translating into MAKAPIRARKRVRKQVSDGVAHIHASFNNTIVTITDRQGNALGWATAGGSGFRGSRKSTPFAAQVAAERCADAVKEYGIKNLEVMVKGPGPGRESTIRALNAAGFRITNITDVTPIPHNGCRPPKKRRV
- the rpsD gene encoding 30S ribosomal protein S4, whose amino-acid sequence is MARYLGPKLKLSRREGTDLFLKSGVRAIDTKCKIEQAPGQHGARKPRLSDYGVQLREKQKVRRIYGVLERQFRNYYKEAARLKGNTGENLLALLEGRLDNVVYRMGFGATRAEARQLVSHKAIMVNGRVVNIASYQVSPNDVVSIREKAKKQSRVKAALELAEQREKPTWLEVDAGKMEGTFKRKPERSDLSADINEHLIVELYSK
- the rplO gene encoding 50S ribosomal protein L15, whose translation is MRLNTLSPAEGSKKAGKRLGRGIGSGLGKTGGRGHKGQKSRSGGGVRRGFEGGQMPLYRRLPKFGFTSRKAAITAEVRLSDLAKVEGGVVDLNTLKAANIIGIQIEFAKVILAGEVSTPVTVRGLRVTKGARAAIEAAGGKIEE
- the rpsM gene encoding 30S ribosomal protein S13, whose product is MARIAGINIPDQKHAVIALTSIYGVGKTRSKAILAAAGIAEDVKISELSEEQIDTLRDEVAKFVVEGDLRREVSMSIKRLMDLGCYRGLRHRRGLPVRGQRTKTNARTRKGPRKPIKK
- the rpsE gene encoding 30S ribosomal protein S5, yielding MAHIEKQAGELQEKLIAVNRVSKTVKGGRIFSFTALTVVGDGNGRVGFGYGKAREVPAAIQKAMEKARRNMINVALNHGTLQHPVKGTHTGSRVFMQPASEGTGIIAGGAMRAVLEVAGVRNVLAKAYGSTNPINVVRATIDGLENMKSPEMVAAKRGKSVEEILGK